The segment GAGTGAAGATTTCAGCAAGTAAACCAGTTACAGGAGAAAATGTTTTCACACACACATCTGGAATACATCAAGATGCTATTCTAAAAAATGTTTTAACATATGAACCTTATCCACCTGAATTAGTAGGTCAAAAACGTAAATTTGTAATAGGAAAATTAAGTGGTTCTCATATAATAAAAGCTAAGCTTATTGAACTAGGTTACAATATTAGTGAAGAAGATTTAAAAAACATAACTAATCTAATTAAAGAATATTCGCAAGAACGAAAAAGTGCTTTATCAGACATAGAAGTTAAAAAAATTGCTGATGAATATTTTACTAATAAAAAAAGCAAAAAATAAATCTAGCATCATAAATTTTAATTATATTTTTAAATATCCTTATTATCAATTTTTTGAAGGAATATGAAAGAAGTAGCTGTTATTCCAGGAGATGGAATAGGGCCAGAAGTAATATCTTCAGCAATAAAAGTTTTAGAAAGCCTTAATGTAAATATTAAACCAATATTTTTTGAAGCTGGATATAAAGTTCAAAAATCTTTAGGATATCCCATAAGCAGAGACACAATTGAAGCTATTAAGGAAATAGGTGTTTGTTTAAAAGGTCCGACATATACTCCTCTTGGACCTAAGGGTTATAAAAGTGTAGCTGTAACTCTTAGGCAAGAATTAGACCTTTATGCAAATGTAAGACCTATAAAATCTTGGAAAGGGATAAAATCAATACATGAAGACGTAGATTTAATAATCATTAGAGAAAATATAGAAGATTTATATAAAGGATTTGAATGTAATTTGGATGAATATTCGATAGCCTTAAGAATAATATCTTTAAAAGCTTGTGAAAGAATAGCAAAATTTGCTTTTGAATATGCTATAAAAGAAAAAAGGAAAAAAGTAACTGCGATTCATAAAGCTAATATTTTAAAGAAAACATGTGGATTATTCTTAGAAACGTGCAAGAGAATTTCTAAACTTTATCCTTCAATTAAGTTTGAAGATATGCTTATAGATA is part of the Nitrososphaerota archaeon genome and harbors:
- a CDS encoding isocitrate/isopropylmalate dehydrogenase family protein, producing MKEVAVIPGDGIGPEVISSAIKVLESLNVNIKPIFFEAGYKVQKSLGYPISRDTIEAIKEIGVCLKGPTYTPLGPKGYKSVAVTLRQELDLYANVRPIKSWKGIKSIHEDVDLIIIRENIEDLYKGFECNLDEYSIALRIISLKACERIAKFAFEYAIKEKRKKVTAIHKANILKKTCGLFLETCKRISKLYPSIKFEDMLIDTAAYNIVLNPKKFDVIVTTNLFGDILSDEAAGIAGSLGLAASANIGEKYALFEPVHGVAFDIAGKGVANPVAAILSLSMLLKHIGYKNEAIKIEKAIEKILFESKNLTPDLGGSSSTNEITEVIIKEISKE